In Nerophis ophidion isolate RoL-2023_Sa linkage group LG03, RoL_Noph_v1.0, whole genome shotgun sequence, the following are encoded in one genomic region:
- the slc25a44a gene encoding solute carrier family 25 member 44a: MQQKGAIRIIEWEDLDKRKFYSLGLLMTLTTRATVYPASLIRTRLQVQKGKTLYSGTADAFCKILRSEGVRGLYRGFMVNTFTLLSGQAYITTYELARKYVSQYSASNTLKSVVAGGAASLVAQTITVPIDVVSQHLMMQGQSEHMTRFRAKPKMMLSTTKRRLTFGQTREISVQIFAADGLRGFYRGYVASLLTYIPNSALWWPFYHFYTEKLSLIAPSECPHLILQGLAGPMAAATASTITNPMDVVRARVQLEGRSSVVETFKQLLAEEGVWAMTKGLSARIISAMPTSVLIVVGYETLKRLSLRADLVDSRHW, translated from the exons ATGCAGCAAAAAGGAGCCATCCGGATTATCGAATGGGAGGACCTGGACAAGAGGAAGTTCTACTCCCTGGGCCTGCTCATGACATTGACAACGCGGGCCACCGTGTACCCTGCCAGCCTCATCCGCACCCGGCTGCAGGTGCAGAAGGGCAAGACTCTCTACTCGGGCACGGCGGACGCCTTCTGCAAGATCCTGCGAAGCGAGGGCGTGCGGGGCCTCTACCGCGGCTTCATGGTCAACACCTTCACGCTGCTCTCGGGCCAGGCGTACATCACCACCTACGAGCTGGCGCGCAAGTACGTGTCCCAGTACTCGGCCAGCAACACGCtcaagtcggtggtggcgggcgggGCGGCGTCCCTGGTGGCGCAGACCATCACGGTGCCTATAGACGTGGTATCGCAGCACCTGATGATGCAAGGGCAGAGCGAGCACATGACTCGCTTCAGGGCCAAACCCAAAATGATGCTGAGCACCACAAAACGCAGACTCACTTTTGGGCAGACCAGGGAGATTTCGGTACAAATCTTTGCGGCGGATGGCTTGAGGGGCTTCTACAGGGGCTACGTGGCTTCGCTGCTCACCTACATCCCAAACAGTGCCCTCTGGTGGCCTTTTTATCACTTTTACACAG aaaagctgtctttgatcgcACCCAGCGAGTGCCCCCACCTCATTCTGCAAGGGTTGGCAGGTCCCATGGCTGCTGCCACCGCCTCCACCATCACCAACCCCATGGACGTTGTCCGAGCGAGGGTGCAG TTGGAAGGCCGCTCGTCGGTGGTGGAGACCTTCAAGCAGCTGCTGGCGGAGGAGGGCGTGTGGGCTATGACCAAAGGGCTGTCGGCCCGCATCATCTCCGCCATGCCTACGTCGGTGCTCATCGTAGTGGGCTACGAGACCCTCAAGAGGCTCAGCCTCCGGGCAGACCTGGTCGACTCCAGGCACTGGTGA